One segment of Sesamum indicum cultivar Zhongzhi No. 13 linkage group LG4, S_indicum_v1.0, whole genome shotgun sequence DNA contains the following:
- the LOC105161020 gene encoding uncharacterized protein LOC105161020 isoform X2 has translation MVVKMMKWRPWPPLSSKKFEAKITVHHLGGLFPSPQLQDSSRFSVEIKWKGSKGIGLGSLRRSVRRNFTKEELLGEDGVVHWGEEFRCICSFSTYKEGSFHPWKVSFAVFNGLKQGTNNNVPVVATASLNLSDFASAAEKQDGEVDVPLTIPCAHGDGCISLYLSISLLELRNAEDPPESTIPRPVIYFPRSPCYGEMFSLEKEDISTRKASPIRVNIFKGLSALRSKKEEGSDGRSSDRSEDVEFNYALDTDSLDDSDEGESDEVKQDSRVRKSFSYGTLAYANHAGGSIYSNTSSSEDEDWIYYSHGKSDGAHIYPGDKRIPVAEHSTQQNLKRRLLPWRKRKLSFRSPKVKGEPLLKKYYGEEGGDDIDFDRRQLSSSDESAIRKTGDNSAANQQYASEFGDDDFAIGIWELKEIISRDGHMKLKTQVFFASIDQRSERAAGESACTALVAVIADWLQSNQDEMPIKSQLDSLIREGSLEWRNLCENETYGERFADKHFDLETVLEAKVRPLSVVPEKSFIGFFHPEGLDDKGFDFLQGAMSFDNIWEEICRCASEMQPCSDPLVYIISWNDHFFVLKVEHDAYYIIDTLGERLYEGCNQAFILKFDRDTMIHQVASETQNSDDKPANDKPEKNRKIEVSTGKEVVAVNDSPGKNEEDSMIVCTGKESCKEYIKSFLAAIPIRELQVDLKKGLMASTPLHHRLQIEFHYTQRLNPVGQHPIAEAVDDTQATLALTQLEPDEL, from the exons ATGGTGGTGAAGATGATGAAGTGGAGGCCTTGGCCGCCACTGTCATCCAAAAAATTTGAGGCCAAGATCACCGTTCATCACCTCGGAGGTCTCTTTCCATCACCCCAACTCCAAGATTCTTCAAGATTTTCAGTTGAGATCAAGTGGAAGGGCTCAAAGGGAATTGGGTTGGGTTCTTTGAGGAGGAGTGTTAGGAGGAATTTCACAAAGGAAGAGTTGTTGGGGGAAGATGGGGTTGTGCACTGGGGTGAGGAGTTTCGCTGTATTTGCAGTTTCTCAACTTACAAGGAGGGTTCTTTTCATCCTTGGAAGGTTTCATTTGCAGTTTTTAAT GGTTTGAAGCAAGGGACAAATAACAATGTCCCTGTCGTTGCCACTGCATCCTTGAACCTTTCAGATTTTGCTTCTGCAGCTGAAAAACAAGACGGAGAAGTTGATGTTCCTCTGACAATACCCTGCGCCCATGGTGACGGATGTATTTCCCTTTAT CTTTCAATTAGTCTTCTAGAACTAAGAAATGCTGAGGACCCTCCTGAATCGACGATACCAAGACCCGTTATATATTTTCCACGGTCTCCTTGTTATGGAGAAATGTTTTCATTGGAGAAGGAGGATATATCAACTCGTAAGGCGAGCCCAATAAGAGTCAATATCTTCAAGGGGTTATCTGCCCTAAGAAGTAAAAAGGAGGAAGGCAGTGATGGAAGGAGCTCAGATAGAAGCGAGGATGTCGAGTTTAATTATGCACTTGACACGGATTCACTGGACGACTCGGATGAAGGAGAGTCGGATGAAGTAAAGCAGGATTCTCGTGTTAGGAAGTCATTCAGTTACGGGACATTGGCTTATGCAAACCATGCTGGAGGTTCAATTTACTCAAATACAAGCAGCAGCGAGGATGAAGACTGGATATATTACAGCCATGGTAAATCAGATGGAGCACATATATATCCCGGGGATAAGAGGATACCAGTTGCTGAACATTCAACACAGCAGAATTTAAAACGTAGACTTCTTCCGtggagaaaaaggaaattaagCTTCAGATCACCTAAAGTCAAAGGAGAGccattattgaaaaaatattatggagAGGAAGGTGGAGATGATATTGATTTTGATCGCCGTCAGCTTAGCTCCTCAGATGAATCTGCTATAAGA AAAACTGGGGACAATTCAGCTGCAAACCAACAATATGCCTCTGAATTTGGAGATGATGATTTTGCCATTGGGATCTGGGAGCTGAAGGAGATAATAAGCCGTGATGGACacatgaaattgaaaacacaaGTTTTCTTTGCCTCGATCGACCAAAGGAGTGAACGTGCAGCTGGTGAAAGTGCTTGTACAGCTTTGGTAGCTGTGATTGCTGATTGGTTACAGTCGAACCAAGATGAGATGCCGATCAAGTCCCAACTCGACAGCCTAATTCGTGAAGGTTCACTTGAGTGGAGAAATCTCTGTGAGAATGAGACATATGGGGAAAGATTCGCAGACAAGCATTTTGACCTTGAGACGGTACTCGAGGCTAAAGTTCGTCCACTTTCCGTTGTCCCAGAGAAATCTTTCATAGGGTTCTTCCACCCAGAAGGACTAGACGACAAAGGGTTTGATTTCCTCCAAGGTGCCATGTCATTTGACAACATTTGGGAAGAAATCTGTAGATGTGCCTCTGAGATGCAGCCTTGCAGTGACCCTTTGGTCTATATCATCAGCTGGAACGATCACTTTTTCGTCCTAAAGGTTGAACATGATGCATACTACATCATCGACACTCTGGGCGAGAGACTCTATGAGGGCTGCAACCAAGCctttatcttgaaatttgacagGGATACAATGATTCATCAGGTTGCTAGTGAGACTCAAAATTCGGATGATAAACCAGCCAATGATAAGCCGgagaaaaataggaaaattgAGGTCTCTACTGGGAAAGAAGTGGTTGCCGTTAATGATTCTCCAGGAAAGAACGAAGAGGATTCAATGATAGTCTGCACGGGCAAAGAGTCATGCAAAGAGTACATCAAGAGCTTTTTGGCTGCAATTCCCATTAGGGAATTGCAGGTTGATCTGAAGAAGGGGTTAATGGCATCTACGCCTCTTCATCACCGGCTACAAATTGAATTCCATTACACCCAGCGTCTGAATCCGGTTGGGCAGCATCCTATAGCAGAAGCAGTAGATGATACACAGGCAACTTTGGCACTAACACAACTAGAACCTGATGAATTATAG
- the LOC105161020 gene encoding uncharacterized protein LOC105161020 isoform X1, which yields MVVKMMKWRPWPPLSSKKFEAKITVHHLGGLFPSPQLQDSSRFSVEIKWKGSKGIGLGSLRRSVRRNFTKEELLGEDGVVHWGEEFRCICSFSTYKEGSFHPWKVSFAVFNGLKQGTNNNVPVVATASLNLSDFASAAEKQDGEVDVPLTIPCAHGDGCISLYLSISLLELRNAEDPPESTIPRPVIYFPRSPCYGEMFSLEKEDISTRKASPIRVNIFKGLSALRSKKEEGSDGRSSDRSEDVEFNYALDTDSLDDSDEGESDEVKQDSRVRKSFSYGTLAYANHAGGSIYSNTSSSEDEDWIYYSHGKSDGAHIYPGDKRIPVAEHSTQQNLKRRLLPWRKRKLSFRSPKVKGEPLLKKYYGEEGGDDIDFDRRQLSSSDESAIRQKTGDNSAANQQYASEFGDDDFAIGIWELKEIISRDGHMKLKTQVFFASIDQRSERAAGESACTALVAVIADWLQSNQDEMPIKSQLDSLIREGSLEWRNLCENETYGERFADKHFDLETVLEAKVRPLSVVPEKSFIGFFHPEGLDDKGFDFLQGAMSFDNIWEEICRCASEMQPCSDPLVYIISWNDHFFVLKVEHDAYYIIDTLGERLYEGCNQAFILKFDRDTMIHQVASETQNSDDKPANDKPEKNRKIEVSTGKEVVAVNDSPGKNEEDSMIVCTGKESCKEYIKSFLAAIPIRELQVDLKKGLMASTPLHHRLQIEFHYTQRLNPVGQHPIAEAVDDTQATLALTQLEPDEL from the exons ATGGTGGTGAAGATGATGAAGTGGAGGCCTTGGCCGCCACTGTCATCCAAAAAATTTGAGGCCAAGATCACCGTTCATCACCTCGGAGGTCTCTTTCCATCACCCCAACTCCAAGATTCTTCAAGATTTTCAGTTGAGATCAAGTGGAAGGGCTCAAAGGGAATTGGGTTGGGTTCTTTGAGGAGGAGTGTTAGGAGGAATTTCACAAAGGAAGAGTTGTTGGGGGAAGATGGGGTTGTGCACTGGGGTGAGGAGTTTCGCTGTATTTGCAGTTTCTCAACTTACAAGGAGGGTTCTTTTCATCCTTGGAAGGTTTCATTTGCAGTTTTTAAT GGTTTGAAGCAAGGGACAAATAACAATGTCCCTGTCGTTGCCACTGCATCCTTGAACCTTTCAGATTTTGCTTCTGCAGCTGAAAAACAAGACGGAGAAGTTGATGTTCCTCTGACAATACCCTGCGCCCATGGTGACGGATGTATTTCCCTTTAT CTTTCAATTAGTCTTCTAGAACTAAGAAATGCTGAGGACCCTCCTGAATCGACGATACCAAGACCCGTTATATATTTTCCACGGTCTCCTTGTTATGGAGAAATGTTTTCATTGGAGAAGGAGGATATATCAACTCGTAAGGCGAGCCCAATAAGAGTCAATATCTTCAAGGGGTTATCTGCCCTAAGAAGTAAAAAGGAGGAAGGCAGTGATGGAAGGAGCTCAGATAGAAGCGAGGATGTCGAGTTTAATTATGCACTTGACACGGATTCACTGGACGACTCGGATGAAGGAGAGTCGGATGAAGTAAAGCAGGATTCTCGTGTTAGGAAGTCATTCAGTTACGGGACATTGGCTTATGCAAACCATGCTGGAGGTTCAATTTACTCAAATACAAGCAGCAGCGAGGATGAAGACTGGATATATTACAGCCATGGTAAATCAGATGGAGCACATATATATCCCGGGGATAAGAGGATACCAGTTGCTGAACATTCAACACAGCAGAATTTAAAACGTAGACTTCTTCCGtggagaaaaaggaaattaagCTTCAGATCACCTAAAGTCAAAGGAGAGccattattgaaaaaatattatggagAGGAAGGTGGAGATGATATTGATTTTGATCGCCGTCAGCTTAGCTCCTCAGATGAATCTGCTATAAGA CAGAAAACTGGGGACAATTCAGCTGCAAACCAACAATATGCCTCTGAATTTGGAGATGATGATTTTGCCATTGGGATCTGGGAGCTGAAGGAGATAATAAGCCGTGATGGACacatgaaattgaaaacacaaGTTTTCTTTGCCTCGATCGACCAAAGGAGTGAACGTGCAGCTGGTGAAAGTGCTTGTACAGCTTTGGTAGCTGTGATTGCTGATTGGTTACAGTCGAACCAAGATGAGATGCCGATCAAGTCCCAACTCGACAGCCTAATTCGTGAAGGTTCACTTGAGTGGAGAAATCTCTGTGAGAATGAGACATATGGGGAAAGATTCGCAGACAAGCATTTTGACCTTGAGACGGTACTCGAGGCTAAAGTTCGTCCACTTTCCGTTGTCCCAGAGAAATCTTTCATAGGGTTCTTCCACCCAGAAGGACTAGACGACAAAGGGTTTGATTTCCTCCAAGGTGCCATGTCATTTGACAACATTTGGGAAGAAATCTGTAGATGTGCCTCTGAGATGCAGCCTTGCAGTGACCCTTTGGTCTATATCATCAGCTGGAACGATCACTTTTTCGTCCTAAAGGTTGAACATGATGCATACTACATCATCGACACTCTGGGCGAGAGACTCTATGAGGGCTGCAACCAAGCctttatcttgaaatttgacagGGATACAATGATTCATCAGGTTGCTAGTGAGACTCAAAATTCGGATGATAAACCAGCCAATGATAAGCCGgagaaaaataggaaaattgAGGTCTCTACTGGGAAAGAAGTGGTTGCCGTTAATGATTCTCCAGGAAAGAACGAAGAGGATTCAATGATAGTCTGCACGGGCAAAGAGTCATGCAAAGAGTACATCAAGAGCTTTTTGGCTGCAATTCCCATTAGGGAATTGCAGGTTGATCTGAAGAAGGGGTTAATGGCATCTACGCCTCTTCATCACCGGCTACAAATTGAATTCCATTACACCCAGCGTCTGAATCCGGTTGGGCAGCATCCTATAGCAGAAGCAGTAGATGATACACAGGCAACTTTGGCACTAACACAACTAGAACCTGATGAATTATAG